One segment of Nostoc piscinale CENA21 DNA contains the following:
- a CDS encoding tetratricopeptide repeat protein, with translation MTQSFNPVQEWQQRRDQATRYYQEGKLQESLALASKNLELARAISDRAKEGYTLNDLGLAHLGCWQPQKALEYFEEALLVAQEIGNASAEATALSNLGSTYSRLGKFSQALKYLDQALDIFRRLQDTQGEISTLNDVALIYTKLGEPKRALLLQHQILSMRRFLGDFSGEAATLNGLGFAYSVLGKHGQALEYLQEALSIQRAVKNLVGEATTMNNIASVYSDLGQPKQALLIYYQVLLSRRALKDISGEATTLNNIGYTYSILGNNWQAMKFYRQAIAIYQELGDRLGEISTLLNMGCLYASTKRKRKALSCYQNAHELSQQIESQPLLQKVQQHIDSL, from the coding sequence ATGACGCAATCATTCAATCCAGTCCAAGAGTGGCAACAACGTCGAGATCAAGCAACTCGTTACTACCAGGAAGGGAAACTTCAAGAATCACTCGCTCTGGCAAGCAAGAATCTAGAATTAGCTAGAGCAATTTCTGATCGAGCCAAAGAAGGTTACACATTAAACGACCTCGGTTTAGCGCACCTTGGTTGCTGGCAACCTCAAAAAGCATTAGAGTATTTTGAGGAGGCGCTTTTGGTTGCTCAAGAGATAGGTAACGCTAGTGCCGAAGCCACTGCCTTGAGTAATCTTGGTTCTACTTACAGCCGTCTAGGAAAGTTTTCGCAAGCATTGAAATATTTAGATCAAGCCTTAGATATCTTTAGAAGATTGCAAGATACTCAAGGTGAAATCTCCACCCTCAATGATGTGGCATTAATTTACACCAAATTGGGAGAACCAAAACGCGCACTGTTGCTACAACACCAAATTCTCTCAATGCGGCGATTTTTAGGTGATTTTTCTGGTGAAGCAGCAACATTAAATGGTCTTGGTTTTGCTTACAGTGTTTTAGGTAAACATGGGCAAGCTCTCGAATATTTGCAGGAAGCACTTTCTATTCAACGAGCAGTGAAAAATTTGGTGGGTGAAGCAACCACGATGAATAATATTGCTTCTGTTTACAGTGATTTAGGGCAACCTAAACAAGCACTGCTAATTTACTATCAAGTACTTTTATCTCGTCGCGCCCTGAAAGATATTTCTGGTGAAGCCACAACCTTGAATAATATTGGTTATACCTACAGCATTTTAGGTAATAACTGGCAGGCGATGAAATTTTATAGACAAGCGATCGCAATTTATCAAGAATTAGGCGATCGCTTGGGCGAAATTTCGACTTTACTGAATATGGGCTGCTTGTACGCATCAACAAAACGCAAAAGAAAAGCCCTATCTTGCTACCAAAATGCCCATGAATTATCTCAGCAAATCGAGTCTCAGCCACTCTTACAGAAAGTACAGCAGCACATAGACTCTCTGTAG
- a CDS encoding DNA cytosine methyltransferase codes for MRKRRPIAVDLFAGAGGMTLGFEQAGFDVLAAVEIDPIHCATHEFNFPSCTVLCKSVEDTTGKEIRKRSKIGAREIDAVICGSPCQGFSLMGKRVFDDPRNSLVFHFHRLVLELQPKYFVMENVRGITVGEHKQILKSLISEFQTHGYQVEEDYQILNAAHYGVPQSRERLFLLGARGDVTLPKYPQPITQIAKPNHSTSQNALPLSPTVWDAIGDLPEVENYAELLEKDWVFADYGKPSDYALILRGMSNLADDYSCDRQFDARILSSSFRTQHTPTTIQRFQNTPQGEREPISRFHKLHPAGVCNTLRAGTDRYRGSFTSPRPIHPLTPRCITVREAARLHSYPDWFRFHVTKWHGFRQVGNSVPPLLAKAVAKEIIHSLNVISIKPKFPQQLGDEKLLQLKILQAAQRYLKT; via the coding sequence ATGAGAAAACGACGACCAATCGCAGTTGATTTGTTCGCAGGCGCAGGTGGTATGACCCTTGGCTTTGAGCAAGCTGGCTTTGATGTATTGGCCGCCGTTGAGATTGACCCTATCCATTGCGCTACCCATGAATTTAACTTTCCTAGTTGTACAGTTTTGTGTAAAAGTGTAGAAGATACGACAGGAAAGGAAATTCGCAAACGTTCCAAAATTGGCGCTCGTGAAATTGATGCAGTTATTTGTGGTAGTCCCTGTCAAGGCTTTTCCCTCATGGGTAAACGGGTTTTTGATGACCCACGCAACTCTTTAGTATTTCACTTTCATCGGTTGGTGTTGGAACTACAACCGAAATACTTTGTCATGGAAAATGTTCGCGGTATAACGGTTGGCGAACACAAACAAATTCTCAAAAGTTTAATTAGCGAGTTTCAAACTCACGGTTACCAAGTAGAAGAAGATTATCAAATTCTAAATGCTGCTCACTATGGTGTACCACAGTCGCGTGAGCGATTATTTTTGTTAGGCGCTAGAGGAGATGTCACATTACCCAAGTATCCCCAACCAATTACCCAAATAGCCAAGCCAAATCACTCAACATCACAAAATGCTTTACCACTAAGTCCGACAGTGTGGGATGCAATTGGTGATCTCCCAGAAGTAGAAAATTATGCAGAGTTGTTAGAAAAAGATTGGGTATTTGCTGATTATGGCAAACCTAGTGATTATGCCTTGATATTGCGCGGTATGAGTAATTTAGCAGATGATTATAGCTGTGATCGCCAATTTGATGCTCGGATTCTTTCTTCTAGTTTCCGCACTCAACACACACCCACAACCATTCAACGTTTTCAAAACACTCCCCAAGGCGAAAGAGAGCCAATTAGTCGCTTTCATAAACTGCATCCGGCTGGTGTCTGCAATACCTTACGCGCCGGAACAGATAGATACAGGGGTTCTTTCACTTCTCCAAGACCAATTCATCCCTTGACACCCCGTTGCATCACAGTCAGAGAAGCAGCACGACTCCATTCTTACCCAGATTGGTTTCGATTTCACGTCACTAAATGGCATGGTTTTCGCCAAGTCGGAAATTCTGTACCACCACTCTTAGCCAAAGCTGTCGCAAAAGAAATTATTCACAGTTTAAACGTCATTTCCATCAAACCCAAGTTTCCACAGCAGTTAGGAGATGAAAAGCTATTGCAATTGAAGATATTGCAAGCTGCACAACGTTATTTAAAGACTTAA
- the lpxB gene encoding lipid-A-disaccharide synthase has product MRIFISTGEVSGDLQGSLLIAAMQRQAAAAGLALEIVALGGEKMAKAGATILGNTSGIGSMGLLESLPYVVPTLLVQRKAIAYLKQNPPDLVVLIDYMGPNLGIGTYMRQNLPDVPVVYYIAPQEWVWSMSLRNTSRIVGFTDKLLAIFPEEARYYQENGGNVSWVGHPLIDRMQDVPNRQAARAELGIAPEQIAIALLPASRQQELKYLLPVIFQAAQTIQAKLPEAHFWIPLSLESFKRPIESAIQSYGLRATIVSGQQKEVFAAADFAITKSGTVNLELALFNVPQVVVYRLNAVTVWIARKILKGSIPFASPVNLVVMREIVPELLQEQATPENITQAAMEILLNPERRRQTLTDYAEMRQCLGDTGVCDRAAQEILQMLTEV; this is encoded by the coding sequence ATGCGGATATTTATCAGCACTGGCGAAGTGTCTGGCGATTTGCAAGGTTCGCTGTTAATTGCAGCAATGCAACGCCAAGCTGCTGCTGCTGGGTTGGCGTTAGAAATTGTCGCCCTCGGTGGCGAAAAAATGGCAAAGGCAGGGGCAACTATTTTGGGCAATACCAGTGGGATTGGCTCAATGGGTCTTTTAGAATCTTTGCCTTATGTTGTACCCACTTTATTAGTACAACGAAAAGCGATCGCCTATCTCAAGCAAAACCCGCCAGACTTAGTGGTGCTGATTGATTATATGGGGCCAAACCTCGGCATCGGCACTTATATGCGGCAAAATCTGCCAGATGTGCCTGTGGTTTATTACATTGCCCCACAAGAGTGGGTTTGGTCAATGAGTTTGCGAAATACCTCTCGCATTGTTGGTTTTACAGACAAACTCTTAGCAATATTTCCCGAAGAAGCCAGATATTATCAAGAAAATGGCGGAAATGTCAGTTGGGTAGGACATCCGTTAATTGATCGGATGCAGGATGTACCTAATCGTCAGGCGGCGCGTGCTGAATTAGGAATTGCACCAGAACAAATTGCGATCGCACTTCTCCCGGCTTCTCGTCAGCAAGAACTAAAGTATCTTTTACCAGTCATTTTTCAAGCAGCCCAGACAATTCAAGCCAAGTTACCAGAAGCTCACTTTTGGATTCCCTTATCTTTAGAAAGCTTTAAACGACCAATAGAGTCAGCAATTCAAAGTTACGGTTTGCGAGCCACAATTGTATCTGGTCAACAAAAAGAAGTATTTGCTGCGGCTGATTTCGCCATTACTAAATCTGGCACAGTCAATTTAGAACTGGCGCTGTTTAACGTGCCGCAAGTTGTAGTTTATCGCCTCAATGCCGTTACAGTTTGGATTGCGCGGAAAATCCTCAAAGGTTCGATTCCCTTTGCTTCCCCAGTCAACTTAGTGGTAATGCGGGAAATTGTGCCAGAGTTATTACAAGAACAAGCCACACCAGAAAATATTACCCAAGCAGCGATGGAAATACTGCTGAATCCCGAACGTAGACGGCAGACATTGACAGATTATGCCGAAATGCGACAATGTTTAGGAGATACTGGCGTATGCGATCGCGCTGCTCAAGAAATTTTGCAAATGTTAACTGAAGTGTGA
- the lpxA gene encoding acyl-ACP--UDP-N-acetylglucosamine O-acyltransferase, with product MKTLIHPTAVVHPKAELHPTVQVGAYAVIGAHVKVGPETIIGAHVVLEGPCEIGARNQIFPGAAIGMEPQDLKFVGEPTWVRIGDDNVIREYVTVNRATGEGEATIIGSNNLLMAYVHVAHNCVIEDHVIIPNSVALAGHVHIESRARLGGVLGVHQFVHIGRHSMVGGMSRIDRDVPPYMLVEGNPVRVRTLNLVGLKRSGMSASDLQTLKKAFRILYRSNLAFKEALEQLELLGDTEELQHLRRFILLSQMPGRRGLIPGKGKAGKSDES from the coding sequence TTGAAGACTCTTATTCATCCAACGGCGGTAGTTCATCCTAAAGCGGAACTCCACCCTACAGTGCAAGTTGGTGCCTATGCTGTGATTGGAGCGCATGTCAAAGTTGGCCCAGAAACAATTATTGGCGCTCATGTAGTGCTAGAAGGGCCTTGCGAAATTGGGGCGCGAAATCAGATTTTTCCAGGTGCAGCTATCGGTATGGAACCCCAGGATCTCAAATTTGTAGGAGAACCAACCTGGGTCAGAATCGGTGACGACAACGTAATTCGAGAGTATGTCACTGTCAACCGTGCCACAGGTGAGGGAGAAGCCACAATCATTGGCAGTAATAATTTGCTGATGGCTTATGTGCATGTGGCGCATAACTGCGTCATTGAAGATCATGTAATTATTCCCAACTCGGTAGCTTTAGCAGGTCATGTGCATATCGAGTCTCGCGCCAGATTAGGCGGCGTTTTGGGAGTTCATCAATTTGTTCATATTGGTAGACACTCAATGGTGGGTGGGATGTCTCGCATTGACCGGGATGTGCCGCCATATATGCTAGTGGAAGGTAATCCGGTACGGGTCAGAACCCTGAATTTGGTGGGGCTAAAGCGTTCTGGAATGTCAGCCAGTGACCTGCAAACTCTCAAAAAAGCCTTTCGCATTCTCTATCGTTCTAACTTGGCTTTTAAAGAAGCATTAGAACAGTTAGAACTGCTAGGAGATACAGAAGAACTGCAACATTTGCGCCGCTTTATACTCCTGTCTCAAATGCCAGGAAGACGTGGCTTGATTCCAGGTAAAGGAAAAGCAGGCAAGAGTGATGAGTCTTAA
- the fabZ gene encoding 3-hydroxyacyl-ACP dehydratase FabZ has translation MSSILAEVNSSDAIASSSDTTQTPTAPEVKKTFTSEEIQQLLPHRYPFLLVDKIIDYVPGKVAVGVKNVTINEPQFQGHFPGRPLMPGVLIVEAMAQVGGIVLTQLPEYNAGGLFVFAGIDKARFRRQVVPGDQLIMTVELLCIKQRRFGKMQARAEVDGQLAAEGELMFSLVG, from the coding sequence ATGTCGTCAATTCTTGCAGAAGTAAATAGTAGCGATGCGATCGCATCCTCATCTGATACTACCCAAACTCCAACTGCACCGGAAGTGAAAAAAACCTTTACATCCGAAGAAATTCAGCAGTTGCTTCCCCATCGCTACCCATTTCTACTGGTAGACAAAATTATTGACTATGTACCAGGAAAAGTGGCTGTAGGCGTTAAAAATGTTACTATTAACGAACCTCAATTTCAAGGTCACTTCCCAGGTAGACCACTCATGCCAGGTGTGCTAATTGTCGAAGCAATGGCACAAGTCGGTGGAATTGTGCTAACACAACTACCAGAATACAACGCAGGTGGACTGTTTGTATTTGCTGGCATTGATAAAGCCCGTTTTCGCCGTCAAGTTGTCCCTGGAGATCAACTGATTATGACAGTGGAACTGTTATGTATCAAACAACGTCGGTTTGGGAAGATGCAAGCTCGGGCCGAAGTTGACGGACAACTCGCTGCTGAAGGCGAATTGATGTTTTCTTTAGTTGGTTAA
- the lpxC gene encoding UDP-3-O-acyl-N-acetylglucosamine deacetylase, with amino-acid sequence MQQHTIAGEICQTGVGLHSGITTNVRILPAPANSGRYFVRVDLPDLPIIPAQIAAVNETVLSTQLGKGEASVRTVEHLLATLASMGVNNARIEIDGPEVPLLDGSAQIWAASVAQVGLQPQTADDNSDKWVLAEPIWIYQNDAFVCAIPAAETRFSYGIDFDLPAIGNQWHSWLLAADVGDAAASFAAEIAPARTFGLLHQIEYLQQAGLIKGGSLDNALVCGSEGWLNPPLRFANEPVRHKMLDLVGDLSLLGIFPQAHFLAYKASHNLHIQLAQRILAAQQNPTDKI; translated from the coding sequence ATGCAACAGCACACCATCGCCGGGGAAATCTGCCAAACAGGAGTCGGACTGCATAGTGGTATTACTACTAATGTGCGGATATTACCAGCCCCAGCTAATAGCGGGCGCTATTTTGTGCGAGTAGATTTGCCAGATTTGCCAATTATTCCTGCTCAAATTGCCGCAGTCAATGAAACTGTACTGTCAACTCAATTGGGTAAAGGTGAAGCATCTGTTCGGACAGTCGAACATTTGTTAGCAACATTGGCCAGTATGGGTGTAAATAATGCCCGCATTGAAATTGATGGGCCAGAAGTGCCGCTATTGGATGGTTCAGCCCAAATTTGGGCAGCTAGTGTTGCTCAAGTTGGCTTACAACCGCAAACAGCAGATGACAACTCAGATAAATGGGTTCTTGCAGAACCAATCTGGATTTATCAAAACGATGCCTTTGTCTGTGCTATCCCAGCCGCCGAAACCCGCTTTAGCTATGGGATTGATTTTGATTTACCTGCAATTGGCAATCAATGGCACAGTTGGTTATTAGCGGCTGATGTGGGTGATGCTGCTGCTAGCTTTGCGGCGGAAATTGCGCCTGCTCGTACTTTTGGTTTATTACATCAAATAGAATACTTACAACAGGCTGGATTAATTAAAGGTGGCAGCTTAGACAATGCACTGGTTTGCGGCTCTGAAGGATGGTTAAATCCGCCATTAAGATTTGCAAATGAGCCAGTCCGTCATAAGATGTTGGACTTAGTAGGAGATTTGAGTTTATTAGGAATTTTTCCCCAAGCTCATTTCTTAGCGTATAAAGCCAGCCACAATTTACATATTCAACTCGCTCAAAGGATTTTAGCGGCACAGCAAAATCCCACTGACAAAATCTGA
- a CDS encoding BamA/TamA family outer membrane protein has protein sequence MRLSPILVAAVAIAAPLSGSFRANAQTAEDLQPTAKILKPATKQPQEKDAGLGSERESLQTAIASPEAKALKDTQPKSVTILPTQSDAKAQVIVPTIAQTPETIPNSDTQQPNTIPDSSTPATQPASPENTTPPIIEPASPQNPQPENTTPPTIEPASPQNPQPGRILTPPTIEPAFPTSPGNTQPNGATESTEPRVLVSEVVVRPQTGQLPPELEDRVYQVIRTQPGRTTTRTQLQEDINSIFGTGFFSNVQALPEDTPLGVRVSFIVQPNPVLTKVQVEANPGTGVASVLPASTADEVFKDQYGKILNLRDLQEGIKTLTKRYQDQGYVLANVIGAPQVSENGVVTLQVAEGVVENIKVRFRNKEGQETDDQGRPIRGRTQEYIITREVELKPGQVFNRNTVQKDLQRVYGLGLFEDVNVSLDPGTDPSKVDVVINVAERSSGSIAAGAGISSASGLFGTVSYQQQNLNGRNQKLGAEVQVGTRELLFDLRYTDPWIAGDPYRTSYTANIFRRSSISLVFEGDENNVETFRAGDTDGDRPRVLRLGGGVTFTRPLSNNPYERAEWTASAGLQYQRVSTRDADGNLRRFGTVYDDNGQPGELIPLSFSGTGQDDLVLLQLGTQRDRRNNALQPTSGSFLRFGLDQSLPIGEGNILLTRLRGSYSQYIPVKLLNFSKGAQTLAFNIQGGTILGDLPPYEAFTLGGSNSVRGYEEGTLASSRSYVQATLEYRFPVFSIVSGAAFVDFGTDLGTNTRAADVLNKNGTGYGYGLGVRVQSPLGPIRIDYGINDDGDSRINFGIGERF, from the coding sequence ATGCGTTTATCTCCTATATTAGTAGCAGCTGTAGCAATTGCAGCGCCATTAAGTGGTTCTTTCAGAGCGAATGCCCAAACTGCGGAAGATTTACAACCCACAGCGAAAATTTTAAAACCCGCTACAAAGCAGCCACAAGAGAAGGACGCAGGGCTAGGTTCAGAGAGGGAAAGTTTACAAACTGCGATCGCCTCCCCAGAGGCTAAGGCACTCAAAGATACTCAACCAAAATCTGTGACCATTTTGCCAACACAATCAGATGCAAAAGCACAGGTAATAGTCCCAACAATTGCCCAAACGCCAGAAACAATCCCCAATTCTGATACTCAACAGCCCAACACCATTCCTGATAGTTCGACTCCAGCAACACAACCTGCATCTCCAGAAAATACCACCCCACCAATCATCGAACCGGCATCTCCCCAAAATCCCCAGCCGGAAAATACCACCCCCCCAACCATCGAACCGGCATCTCCCCAAAATCCCCAGCCCGGACGAATACTCACCCCCCCAACCATCGAACCAGCATTTCCCACATCTCCAGGGAATACCCAACCAAATGGCGCTACCGAATCAACAGAACCAAGGGTATTGGTGTCAGAAGTAGTTGTCAGACCCCAAACAGGACAATTACCACCAGAACTAGAAGATCGAGTTTATCAAGTCATTCGGACTCAACCAGGACGGACAACTACCCGTACCCAATTACAAGAAGATATTAATTCGATTTTTGGGACAGGCTTCTTTTCTAACGTCCAAGCTTTACCAGAAGATACCCCCTTGGGCGTGCGAGTCAGCTTTATTGTCCAGCCCAACCCTGTACTCACAAAAGTGCAAGTCGAAGCTAATCCTGGGACTGGTGTTGCTTCAGTTCTGCCAGCAAGTACGGCGGATGAAGTTTTTAAAGATCAGTATGGTAAAATCCTCAACTTACGAGACTTGCAAGAAGGGATTAAAACCTTAACCAAACGCTATCAAGACCAAGGTTATGTGTTAGCCAATGTGATTGGTGCGCCCCAAGTTTCGGAAAATGGAGTTGTCACGCTACAAGTTGCCGAAGGTGTAGTCGAAAATATTAAAGTCCGGTTCCGTAACAAAGAAGGTCAAGAAACAGACGACCAAGGTAGACCAATTCGTGGACGGACACAAGAGTATATTATTACACGAGAAGTAGAATTAAAACCTGGACAAGTATTTAACCGCAATACAGTACAAAAAGACCTACAGCGGGTATATGGACTAGGATTATTTGAAGATGTAAATGTTTCCCTAGACCCTGGTACTGACCCCAGCAAAGTTGATGTGGTAATTAATGTGGCAGAACGTAGTAGCGGTTCGATCGCAGCTGGTGCTGGTATTAGTTCTGCCAGTGGATTGTTTGGTACAGTCAGCTATCAACAGCAAAACCTCAACGGCAGAAACCAAAAATTAGGTGCAGAAGTCCAAGTGGGAACTAGGGAATTACTATTTGATTTACGCTACACCGACCCCTGGATTGCCGGTGATCCTTACCGCACCTCCTACACAGCCAACATTTTTCGCCGCAGTTCCATTTCCTTGGTGTTTGAAGGAGATGAGAACAACGTAGAAACTTTTAGAGCCGGAGATACAGATGGCGATCGCCCCCGTGTGCTGCGGTTAGGTGGTGGTGTCACCTTTACCCGTCCTTTATCTAATAATCCCTACGAACGAGCAGAATGGACAGCTTCGGCTGGGTTGCAATATCAGCGAGTTTCCACCCGTGACGCTGATGGGAATCTCAGAAGATTTGGTACAGTGTACGACGACAATGGCCAACCTGGAGAATTAATTCCCTTAAGCTTCTCTGGTACAGGTCAAGACGACTTAGTATTATTACAACTAGGTACACAGCGCGATCGTCGTAATAATGCCTTACAACCTACTAGTGGTTCGTTCCTGCGTTTCGGGCTTGATCAATCATTACCCATAGGCGAAGGCAATATTTTACTCACTAGACTACGGGGTAGTTATAGCCAATACATCCCCGTAAAACTCCTGAACTTTTCCAAAGGCGCACAAACTCTCGCTTTTAACATTCAAGGCGGTACTATCCTCGGTGATTTACCTCCCTACGAAGCCTTTACTTTAGGCGGTAGTAACTCTGTGCGTGGCTATGAAGAAGGTACACTAGCCAGCAGCCGCAGTTACGTGCAAGCAACTTTAGAGTATCGTTTCCCGGTATTTTCCATCGTGAGCGGTGCAGCCTTTGTTGATTTTGGCACTGACTTAGGCACCAATACTAGGGCAGCGGATGTTCTCAACAAAAATGGTACTGGCTATGGTTATGGTCTGGGTGTGCGCGTGCAATCACCATTGGGGCCAATTCGCATCGACTACGGTATCAACGATGATGGTGATAGCCGCATTAACTTCGGCATTGGGGAAAGATTTTAA
- the purC gene encoding phosphoribosylaminoimidazolesuccinocarboxamide synthase yields MSVHSKLYEGKAKILYTTDNPEILLADFKDDATAFNAQKRGSIIGKGKINCSIASQLFKQLEAQGIKTHFIDSPSPNQMRVKAVKILPLEVVVRNIAAGSLSQQTGLPVGTVLKQPLVEFYYKNDQLGDPLLTRDRLLLMELATEEQVDLIKNLALQINEFLRSFWQQCGITLVDFKLEFGLDSQQQILLADEISPDTCRLWDTTETDPNRRVLDKDRFRRDLGNVEDAYQEVLQRVLQTVDSKN; encoded by the coding sequence ATGTCTGTTCATTCCAAGCTCTACGAAGGCAAAGCAAAAATACTCTATACAACAGATAATCCAGAAATCTTGCTGGCTGATTTTAAAGATGATGCGACTGCGTTTAATGCCCAAAAGCGTGGCAGTATCATCGGTAAGGGAAAAATTAACTGTAGTATTGCTAGCCAGTTATTTAAACAGTTGGAAGCCCAAGGAATTAAAACCCATTTTATTGACAGCCCGTCCCCCAATCAAATGCGGGTTAAGGCGGTGAAAATTTTACCCTTAGAAGTAGTGGTGAGAAATATTGCAGCTGGTAGCTTGAGTCAACAAACAGGTTTACCAGTGGGTACAGTGTTAAAACAGCCCTTGGTAGAGTTTTATTACAAAAATGATCAATTAGGAGACCCGTTATTGACACGCGATCGCCTACTCTTAATGGAATTAGCTACAGAGGAACAAGTAGACCTAATTAAGAATCTAGCATTGCAAATCAACGAGTTTCTGCGGAGCTTTTGGCAGCAATGTGGCATTACCTTAGTAGACTTCAAACTAGAATTTGGCTTGGATTCACAACAGCAGATACTCCTGGCAGATGAGATTAGTCCTGATACCTGTCGTTTGTGGGACACTACAGAAACTGACCCCAACCGCCGCGTACTGGATAAAGACCGCTTCCGCCGAGATTTAGGCAATGTAGAAGATGCGTACCAAGAAGTTTTACAGCGAGTGCTGCAAACAGTAGACAGTAAAAATTAA
- a CDS encoding DUF7219 family protein yields MEQKRVDKDDFIYPKGRYYGQVKPENLVFNANLQEFANKVSYVCSLETGGKIPPEDAYEQIKALWKQLKQSKKQLKIGENPFRDEGGEAEE; encoded by the coding sequence GTGGAGCAGAAGAGAGTGGACAAAGATGATTTTATTTACCCTAAAGGCCGCTATTATGGGCAAGTTAAACCCGAAAACTTAGTATTTAATGCTAATCTTCAGGAATTTGCGAATAAAGTTAGTTATGTTTGTAGCTTAGAAACAGGTGGAAAAATCCCGCCAGAAGATGCTTACGAACAAATTAAAGCTTTGTGGAAACAGCTAAAACAAAGTAAAAAACAACTCAAGATTGGCGAAAATCCTTTTAGAGATGAAGGTGGAGAAGCTGAAGAATGA